Proteins from a single region of Haloterrigena alkaliphila:
- a CDS encoding bacterio-opsin activator domain-containing protein: MSIIAEFSVKSDDLALNHALTAAPQMIVEIEQVVATMEDRIMPYFWVSGGDHAEFEAAFQEDESVTNIAVIDEVEGAKLYRAEWTENVQTIIYAYVELGATLMQAVGKAEDWELRMRFDSQDALSEFQEYCNDNDISFELNRTQEQEQPMASAQYDLTPTQRETLVTALEAGYYEVPRAVTMRELAEQLGVAQQTLSNRFRAAYSNLITSTLTISHPDEEND, encoded by the coding sequence ATGAGCATTATCGCCGAGTTTTCCGTCAAATCGGATGACCTCGCTCTGAATCACGCACTCACAGCGGCTCCGCAGATGATCGTCGAGATCGAACAGGTCGTGGCGACGATGGAAGACCGGATTATGCCCTATTTCTGGGTGAGTGGTGGTGATCACGCGGAATTTGAAGCTGCGTTTCAGGAGGATGAATCCGTGACAAACATCGCCGTTATCGACGAAGTAGAGGGAGCGAAATTGTATCGAGCCGAGTGGACGGAAAACGTCCAGACTATCATCTATGCATACGTCGAGCTCGGGGCGACGCTCATGCAAGCAGTCGGTAAAGCGGAGGACTGGGAATTACGAATGCGATTCGACAGTCAGGACGCGCTCTCTGAATTTCAAGAATATTGTAACGACAACGATATTTCGTTCGAACTCAATCGAACTCAGGAACAGGAACAGCCGATGGCGAGCGCCCAGTACGATCTCACGCCGACGCAACGGGAGACACTGGTAACTGCGCTCGAAGCAGGGTACTATGAGGTCCCACGCGCGGTAACGATGCGGGAACTGGCGGAACAACTGGGGGTTGCGCAACAGACACTTTCAAATCGATTTCGAGCTGCATACAGCAATCTCATCACGAGCACGTTGACGATCAGCCATCCAGACGAGGAGAACGACTAG
- the cca gene encoding CCA tRNA nucleotidyltransferase: MSEEEGDDEEDLEAVLADVRARIEPDDEERRRLRAVADRLTERAADAATDLCDDADVLQVGSTARDTWISGDRDIDVFVRFPPDLERETLERYGLEVGHVTLPEGHEEYAEHPYVKGTVEGFDVDVVPCFRLESATEIRSAVDRTPFHTEYLQRRLDDDLASDVRLAKQFLKGIGAYGSDLRTRGFSGYLTELLVLEYGGFRELLAAAGDWQLPVELDPEDHGQETFDDPLVVIDPTDPERNVAAVCAPENVARLQHYARTFLAEPRLEVFEPDEPEPLTENEFKEHLERRGTTPVAIRFDAPDLVEDQLYPQLRKSLDGITTGLDDRGFDVFRATAFADDTAVILAELAVAERPAVERHDGPPIHVRSHAEGFYEAYAGDPDAYGPFIDGDRYVTERPREFTTARAFLESDRLFDVGLGAHVETALAAAYEVLVGDEIAALCGEFGWELRRYFEPRP, encoded by the coding sequence ACCCGACGACGAAGAACGCCGGCGGCTCCGCGCGGTCGCCGACCGACTGACCGAGCGCGCCGCGGACGCCGCGACCGACCTGTGCGACGACGCCGACGTCCTGCAGGTCGGCTCCACCGCCAGAGACACCTGGATCAGCGGCGATCGCGACATCGACGTCTTCGTCCGCTTCCCGCCGGACCTCGAGCGCGAAACGCTCGAGCGATACGGCCTCGAGGTCGGCCACGTGACGCTCCCGGAGGGCCACGAAGAGTACGCCGAACACCCCTACGTCAAGGGGACCGTCGAGGGGTTCGACGTCGACGTCGTCCCCTGCTTTCGCCTCGAGTCCGCCACCGAGATCCGCTCGGCGGTCGACCGCACGCCCTTCCACACCGAGTACCTCCAGCGGCGACTCGACGACGACCTCGCCAGCGACGTGCGCCTCGCCAAGCAGTTCCTGAAGGGGATCGGCGCCTACGGCAGCGACCTCCGGACGCGGGGCTTTAGCGGCTACCTCACCGAATTGCTCGTGCTCGAGTACGGCGGCTTCCGCGAACTGCTCGCGGCCGCGGGCGACTGGCAGCTGCCGGTCGAACTCGATCCCGAAGACCACGGACAGGAGACGTTCGACGATCCGCTGGTCGTCATCGACCCGACGGACCCCGAGCGAAACGTCGCCGCCGTCTGTGCGCCCGAAAACGTCGCCCGCCTCCAGCACTACGCCCGCACGTTCCTCGCGGAGCCCCGACTCGAGGTGTTCGAACCCGACGAACCCGAGCCACTCACGGAAAACGAGTTCAAGGAGCACCTCGAGCGGCGCGGGACGACGCCGGTCGCGATCCGGTTCGACGCGCCCGATCTCGTCGAGGACCAGCTCTATCCCCAGCTTCGGAAGTCCCTCGACGGCATCACGACCGGGCTCGACGATCGCGGTTTCGACGTCTTCCGCGCGACGGCGTTCGCGGACGACACCGCGGTGATCCTCGCCGAACTCGCGGTCGCGGAGCGCCCCGCCGTCGAGCGCCACGACGGGCCGCCGATCCACGTCCGTAGCCACGCGGAGGGATTCTACGAGGCCTACGCCGGCGATCCCGACGCCTACGGCCCCTTCATCGACGGCGACCGGTACGTTACCGAGCGACCCCGCGAGTTCACGACCGCCCGGGCATTCCTCGAGAGCGACCGCCTGTTCGACGTCGGCCTCGGCGCCCACGTCGAGACGGCCCTCGCAGCGGCGTACGAGGTACTGGTCGGCGACGAGATCGCGGCGCTGTGCGGGGAGTTCGGGTGGGAGCTGCGGCGGTACTTCGAACCGCGACCCTGA
- a CDS encoding DUF7344 domain-containing protein encodes MVGTSAEFDTLLELCQEQHRRIVLAVLASEKRSLTVNDLTKTIIKHNHHTPLREISSEESRRIRLELHHVHIPKLADQSLVEYDQERKLVEPTSRLDQLQPQLSAIIDADPVLDPLVAL; translated from the coding sequence ATGGTTGGGACTTCCGCCGAGTTCGATACGCTTCTCGAATTGTGTCAAGAGCAACACCGTCGCATCGTCCTCGCAGTACTCGCGAGCGAGAAACGATCGCTAACGGTGAACGATCTCACGAAGACGATCATCAAACACAATCACCACACTCCGCTGAGAGAGATTTCCAGCGAAGAATCGAGGCGGATTCGGCTGGAACTGCACCACGTGCATATCCCGAAGTTAGCGGACCAATCGCTCGTCGAATACGATCAGGAACGCAAACTGGTAGAACCAACGTCCCGACTCGATCAGTTGCAACCCCAGTTGTCAGCCATTATTGACGCTGATCCCGTTCTTGACCCACTAGTCGCGCTGTGA
- a CDS encoding histone deacetylase family protein, with protein MQFGYSEICLAHDPGSRHPETPDRLRAIRERLKKKHGVEYVEADPCDLDRMAAVHERAYVESVRDFCADGGGNWDPDTTAVEETWDAICHSAGLACWAVEAALEGATGRRTPFSIGRPPGHHAVYDDAMGFCFVNNVAVAAQHALDSDAYDVDRVAIVDWDVHHGNGTQDIFYERDDVFFVSLHEQGLYPGTGAVDETGEGAGEGRTMNVPMPAGTDDREYLAAVEGPITQALTDYDPDLLLISAGFDAHRHDPISRIRLSTEAYALMTDRFRTLADETDAALAFILEGGYGLDVLADSVAIVHETFDGREPVEPESDCGEKAESALEDVADAHGLDLDVDG; from the coding sequence ATGCAGTTCGGCTACAGCGAGATCTGTCTCGCACACGATCCCGGTTCGCGCCACCCCGAGACGCCGGACCGGCTACGGGCGATTCGGGAGCGACTGAAGAAGAAACACGGCGTCGAGTACGTCGAGGCCGACCCCTGCGATCTCGACCGGATGGCGGCCGTCCACGAGCGGGCGTACGTCGAGTCCGTCCGCGACTTCTGCGCCGACGGCGGCGGGAACTGGGACCCGGATACGACCGCCGTCGAGGAGACCTGGGACGCGATCTGCCACAGCGCCGGCCTCGCCTGCTGGGCCGTCGAGGCGGCCCTCGAGGGGGCGACCGGCCGCCGGACCCCCTTCTCGATCGGCCGGCCGCCGGGCCACCACGCCGTCTACGACGACGCGATGGGGTTTTGCTTCGTCAACAACGTCGCGGTCGCCGCCCAGCACGCGCTGGATTCGGACGCGTACGACGTCGACCGGGTCGCCATCGTCGACTGGGACGTCCACCACGGCAACGGCACGCAGGACATCTTCTACGAGCGCGACGACGTCTTCTTCGTCTCGTTGCATGAACAGGGCCTCTACCCGGGTACCGGCGCCGTCGACGAGACCGGCGAGGGGGCGGGCGAGGGGCGGACGATGAACGTCCCCATGCCCGCCGGGACGGACGACCGGGAGTACCTCGCGGCCGTCGAAGGACCGATCACGCAGGCGCTGACCGACTACGACCCTGACCTGCTCCTGATCAGCGCCGGGTTCGACGCCCATCGCCACGATCCGATCTCGCGCATTCGGCTTTCGACGGAGGCTTACGCCCTGATGACCGACCGCTTCCGGACGCTGGCCGACGAGACCGACGCCGCCCTCGCCTTCATCCTCGAGGGCGGCTACGGACTGGACGTCCTCGCGGACAGCGTCGCCATCGTCCACGAGACCTTCGACGGCCGCGAACCGGTCGAACCCGAGTCCGACTGCGGCGAGAAGGCCGAGTCGGCGCTCGAGGACGTGGCCGACGCGCACGGACTGGATCTGGACGTCGACGGCTGA